gtatgtatgggacccacgtaagcaaaTCACTCAGATTACGctcgcgtacgggtacgaatTTATGAATCatgagtttaagtatgaatatgcatgtatgtatgagcataaacataaaacgtgtaagtagtatgtggataagtataagcataaaacgtatgaaaaatgagtataaatgcgagtacaACAGGAGTATAAGCGTAATCACAAGGTGTATGAGTATAAATACAAGTATCAGTGTGAACATAAGATGTATGAGCATAGATATGATTATGAATATAGGTGTAAAACATGAAGGTTAAGTATGAATAAAATATAtgtgtatgaatataagtgtaacaAAGTTGTGTAAGTGCAAATGGAAACATAAAGCGTGTGAATATGAATACGAATGtagtatagacatgaatgtaaggacaacgtaagtgtataattgtgagtgtatTTATTAATGTAAAACGTACGAATTCAGAatcgtgagtataacataaatgtgtaagtgtgaacataagtgaaggcgtaaaatgtataagcatggatgtagaaaataatgattttgtttatagtaTAAATCGAAATACATGAGTTTATGTGCGTAAAAGAtcaaaagttttgagtatgaaagaaaaagtgaacgagtgacacgcgtgagattgttgtgagatattgactaaaacaTGTAAAATGGTATGCATATGTAGTTGTTTGCGTAAAACGTGAAGTtaaatagattgagttgtcatgAAATGCAGgatctagtttgtgaatgtaaggGAATATAAAACAGCTATTGGTTACATGAAACGTGCTTTGTAaaaagaatggaaatgctactacgGTTTTAAAAGAGATTACATAACTTGAAAATTTGTCGGTCCTTATGAAGTTTctttgcccacgtgttttgaagtTAATTGacgtattgaatgaggttttgaAAAAGTCCTAGAGGTTAATAAGTTTGCATCATTTTAAGCAACTTTGTGTTAGAAAATTTTGAAACTTATAGCTTCTTGTGAAAAAGTTGATCCTTAGAAAAAGGAATTTGGTAcatgaacttagtgattgttgaaaaaaaatgtttcattggttttgaaaaggaattttttttgtaaatgatTGAATAATATTGGTAATATTTTATAGGTGTGTGCGAAAAAGTTGATTTGATTCTCAATTGAGAATAACAAGCTCTAGTTTAATGGTGTGAGAGGAGCGTGTTTCAATGTTTACGTTGGTTGGTGAATttgtgggcaatggatttattaaacCGACCGGGCTGACAAGTAGTATttcgtgaaattttgaaaatcgaggaaCACTCGTTTATTGGTAACATTAAAATTTTGTGTATGCGAGTGAGGTGAAATTAGATTATAGAATAAGAGGTACGTTTAAATAAATGAAGAattttgaaatacatgataaatgatttaggtataaacatgattGTGTTTACATAATATAGCCTATTAGAAGAAagcattggtaacgatcacctaggtaagggaatcacccctaactcgttggtgaggtcgttgtaaggtGAGAAATAaagcggagttaatcgtcaaggtaaggaaatcactcctatctcgatgatatgtctccactcgttacaaaagtgtaaataaaattacgtgaaAATATGCATGCAAataatgtataatcgtatgaaaagtaatagcATGATgcatgcgcaaaagtgaaatctcaaaatggttcaaaattgacaaaagatcgaaaataataaagcgtGAGTTTGATAAAAGGAAActcggatggttccaaaacggaacgttgactaaccaaagagGTCGAagagtcttttgaatttgagaaacatgctttggcctaataggtggaatactctcgccgataTCTCGGTTAAtggtattcacccttccagttactacatgttccCAATCCATCGAAAATTCAAGACCTGGCgggattttttttcaaaatcaaggagcggaactagtcgacaaggtgcgggtttcacccctaacttgacgatttcgtaccctatgTGTGGTTGGCACTCATCgagtcaaaatttaatttcgacacatTGACGAGCGTCCActagaatttaaatttgaaatttccgttaagatgtggatttcactcctaacttaatggtgaatttcgtgcgaaaaaatagaatcaagcggggtgagagtcgtttaccaaattgtgggtttcatgcctattttggtaaactcatCTCGTTCGTATAATAtgagtgttttcgagtttaagaaaaaaaatcgagtaaaatgcctTGGAAAAAGGCGTATGTTAAAGGAAATAACGAACAAGTATAAGCACATAAAAGGCATGTTGAGAATAACACACAAAGAATAGATCAATAAATCAAAGTATCGACACATAGAAAACAAGTATTGACACATAAGAATAGCAATTCAAGTATTAACACACAAGCGACTTATATGTTTAAAAGTCAAGGCGAATAAATGAGAAGCGAGtaaagtagcatgcaagtagtttcaagcaatacacgagaataaagctctaaaactatagactaggttaaagcattcctacttttcctaattccctatagttatggctctgataccaatctgtcacaccccaaccaatggcggaaacatcgggatgagacgaagtgtgaagattgctagagacatcataacgctattgctatttgtgacaatatttaaataatccccatttcatttcataacttcaaatagtcaacattacataaactcaaataacaacaagttccaaaagtaatacataacaacataagcaaaattgatacaacatattaaacctaaacgtctatatgtgtatctaggcatcaacgctacttcttttcatagcatcgtcatcatcaacctgtaacatgtttaaaaatacaattcaatgcaaaagcaaaggcgagtatacaagtttggtacgtacatagcaaaagataagttttaaacaattcctcatagcaagcatgtgattcaagataaacatttaaatatggcatgtgtctaacatatcaaaccaaaagagacgcaacatgctcatgacataacctcaagtctacgggcgggtcgtcaatcctatagcgctacatatgtcatggttaggctcgtacgaagttaatgataagttcaacacataagaatcacccaagtttaaagtatcaagccatcacgtatacaagcatgttataggaatgttcatgtgtttaagccaaatgttcatgtgtaagtttttgataagtaaacatgttacaccccaaaagtggtaaaagtaaaaaggggaaaatacgagtatactcacataattgctaagtcttccgattatccaatcgTTGGCGAGTGTATGAGATTAGGAGGATGGAACACCAAGGTAACCCTATAAGGGCaaacgatggtgcatgagtaaAAGGAATTATGACGGAGGATAGGAAGTGAAATCTAAAGTATTACTTGTTGCtgtataaacatatatatattttatatagtttatACAATAATTCTAAATTACGTCTATCGGAAAGGTTATAGAAGTAtcgtaaaaataaataaataaataaataaatacatatatatttataattattgTTATGAAAATTTAATTGAATCCGATAGGCTTCGCTTGTTAAAATAAACGTGTTTCGTTTCACGgaattttacgaaaaacgggcagagtttcctctgtttttggacaatcccgacaacacaagttgtcgatttatttgtcaaaattcaacaaGTAACAAAACATTTTATACGAGTTTCATAACGGAAATAAGTGTATTTATACAAGTTTCAAAACACGTTTAGTGTACAAGTTCGAGTAACGAACGTTTCATGATTaaacaataaatatatatatatatatatatatatatatatatatatatatatatatatatatatatatatataaacactaATAATAAAAGTTGCGTCGCTTAAGAATATACCAAGTCTCGGATGAGTCGTTGACCCGATAGTTGACCGGGTTTGACCAGTTGACTATTGCTGACCGATCTTGACCCGTTGACTTGCCTTGACCAGTCAGTCCGAGCCGTGAAGCTGCTGAACCGTGAGAACCGCACCAAccgaataaataaaaaaaaccaaaacaaaactaAAATGAGACTTAAACAAATAAACCCAAATCAGATTCTGATTTTTGAAATGAAACTGAAGTTTAAACGAATAAAGTTCCAACTCTTACTGGAACCGAGGCGACCTCATTGACATGGTGTCGACTGAACCTGAACCGAGCCGCCAATACCTCGCTGTCGTTGGCCGGAACTCAAATAAAACGAACAGAAACTCAACTCTACAAATCCAATCTTTTGAGCTGACCCAAAACGGAGCCGAAACTGTAATTCGCTGGAAATCAAGTTGCACTTACATAACCCGAACTAAACTTGAAAACTGAACCGAGTGAGCTAAACACAAAGGAACTCGAAGCTGTAAAACCCGAACTAACCCTGAAACCCGCTTAAAAACTCGAACCGGAATTAGGTTGGACTGGAACCGAAAGACATAACTGAAAAAAAAATCTGATCCAGACACACCGGAACCGCCTCCGCCGTCTGCGACGCCTACTGTCGCCGCTGTCTacttctctctccctctctctctctatctctctctctctctcgccaCCGGTGGTGCTGATCGAGAAGAAGGAGGTGGTTGGGTGGTCGTCAGCCGAGCCACGTCCGAGAAGAAGGAGGTGACTGGTGTGCGGGAGTCGTGAGTGAAAgagggaggaggaggaggtgacTGGTGTGCGGGTGTCGCCGGAAACGTAGCTCCGGTTGCCGGAATTGGTGAGGGAGGGAGAGAACAGGGTGTGTTGGCATGAGCGGCTGCAAGTTTGAGTTTGAGATCTGACTTCACAGTATGACTAAATATATGTAGATTAGGGTTTGGGGTACCATTTTCTCTTTCAAGTAAATACGCAAGTAGTCCCTCAACTTAAAGAGTTAAATGGTCACACTAACTTGGTTACCTAAATAACCTTTTAATTTAATtagattaattaattaattactatattgtttttttaacaaaataaataattaattaattaaacgaatcattaattatatataaattttttgacggatgttacaacaATGGCTATTTCCGGTTAAAAGTTTGTAAACTTTGCATTTTCAGTCTGGTCCATTTTAAGTTTAAATAACTTTCTTTTATTGCACAATTGACCCACGTAGTTAACTTTTAAGAGTCTTGGGTCACaaattaactccgttaagctcccgGTTAGTTGTAAGATCACCCGAAAAGTCTTGTTTTCATCAAAACTCTATGAGATTACTATCCGATATTCGTGAgatcaaaaatataaatattacaATGCTTTCGggatcgttaaaaggtcactcagaggtaactttatacatgttgacacatttaacccttatGCTTTGTAAACTTTTCAATTTAAGCACAAACGGCTTCCTATGTCCGTCAATTCATTCACTCATGAATACGAACATCTTATGAGGTCATTCAGAGGCACGAGTTTGGCATGTTAACACATTTGATCCTTCCATACACATACTTTCTTTGTTTATTAATTTTAGTCCTTCGGAATCCATTCATTACACGTTTAaagttcatgacacgtgtcgttactacattggacatgattttgcgaggtgttacatatatgatgcgtgaaattagggttttgggttAAAGCTGATTCGTGCGCACCCATATAGTCCATCCGCAGTTCTTGTTGGTCCGTGCCAAGTCATTCCGCACCAAACCATGTCCATCCGTAACTGTTCATATGTGCGAACCTACTTGTCCTATAAATACTAGTGTTGTCTTGACTCTTGAGAACTAGAGTGGGGAAACTCTGTTCATTTTCACGGTTCTGTAATTGTCAATCAGTGACAGAAATCATTGTTAATTAGCTTGCTTGTGTTCAATTCACTCTCGTACTTGGATTCCACACAAGATACGAGACTTACACAGTCAACGGTGTAACGGTATCGATCCTAACACTaactcacaagtggtatcagagcaggagatTGATTTCAAGGATTGAAGACACAAGATTCAAGCAATTTCAAACATAATCAGAGCTGAAATTCATCATTcttcttctactcattcttttcatCTTTAAATCTTAGATTCACGACGTTTTCACGGATAAAAACGGTTGAATTTTGAATATGTTGTGGGAAAATCTGTTTTAAACAAACCTCTAAAGTTTCAGATCTAAATTCAAACATCTTCATCAAAAATTTGCTGAAAATCATGAAAAATGGAACTTGTTTGCGCGCTGATGTGTTTTCACGGATCTAGATTAGGTTCATCCGCACGAACCTAGTTATATTTTGATCAAATTGTGTTTTAATAAGCTTGCACGGATCTAGGTATTCACGGATCTATACTTTGGACAAATATTGAAGAATCAAAGTTTACTCCCAGCGATTTCAATTGACGATTTGGGGATTCTGACTTAGTTAAACATGATGGTCCATCTAGGGTTTCAATGGTCAGTGATGATGGTAAATGTCGTGATGTGGCAAATTATAGTTCTAGGGCCAATTTTGATCAGCGTAGTTTGGTTTTGGGCCCTGGCCCAAGTGGAAAACAAAATTTGATTAACGGACCATTAACAACAAATAGTTTTGGTTTTGTTAATGGGCCACACAATTTCTGTTCATGGACTGAAGGCTACATCAAATGAATATGGGCCACATGTAAATGATGTTAATGGACCTGGACCTGGACATGGAAAACCAATTTTTGAACTAAAAGACCCCAACCATCTTAAAGCAGGTTATCTAAGCATCTAAGCACCTGGGCTATGCACAACTATGAGATAATCTATAAGAAAGAACAAGACAATGGACTATAACTTTATTTGATCCATTACTGTAGGCTAAATTTCAGAATAGTTGGGTCCaatcttcaaagcaaatacaCAACCTGGTTGTAGGAAAAGACATACAATTAAGGCCGGACATAAATTTGAAAATACGACTTTGGGTGGTAATTCGGGGTTCATGCCTTTAAAATGTATATTTATTAGAAAGGCCAAAGGAGCTGAGAAAGTGGCTTATTACCTATTCAATTGAAGGAACAGAAACAAAGCAAAAGAACACTAAACTCCTAAATACTACAATACCAACTACAAGAGATTATTTTTATAGACTAAAAAAATAGGGTTAAAAGTTAAAACccataattaaacaaataagcCCGTAGGTGATGACTCGGGCCGATTGCCGTTACTGTCGCGCCACACCTAGTGGTGTCGAGAAGTCTACAACCTAACACTGGTCCAGTTGCTTAGACGGTCCACTTATTTTCTGAGACTTTACAAATTGCATGGTTCCCCTTATTTCTTGATATAGAGTTAATGTGTTTCCATGGCACCACCATGGCGATATCCATTGCTTACTATCCCGAGACGGATGGTACAATACAAGTTGTGAATTTGCAAAAGCAAAGCAAAAGAACATCAAATTCCCAAATACTACAATACCAAGCAGCATTCACTTAAGCAAAGCGGAAATCATAGAAAGAGATGAGAGGTTTACAATGTAAAAACAAACTAAATTAATTAATCAAATTCAAGCCATTTAAAATAACGAATTATCTCTTCATAAACCTCAAAGCTTTCCTCAGCAAGACGATTCATTCCTCTTGACAGCCTGCAAATATTAATCAGCAGGTTAAATATATGATGATTGATGAGAggtacacacacacatatatatttatttacctTAGTTATAGATTTATGGTATTTCCTGTATTCCTTTGCACCCACATGAAGTAACCTGGTCTGTTTATCTATGAGCAGGATAAGTTTGTTAGCAAGGTTAAACCGGGTTTCGTAAAACGACGCATGTTCAGCTTCGAGCTCCCTGAGCTGGTGTTCAGCAGTAGACATCAAATAGTCTAACCTGATGTCCTTCACATCATTTCGTGGTAGACACGTATAATCATCAAAACCCGCGGTTACAAGCGGATACTTAGAAGCAAATTCACTCCTTGTCTTTACCCGTTGTTTCCTGATGAAATTAATTCCGATTAACAAAATAGATAATTAAAAAAAACCTGTAAGACGTAACCCAAACCTCGTGTTATCAGAATTCGCTGGCTGTTTGTAAGCCCCCTGAGATAGCTGAAATAACGCAGAGTACTTGGGCATGAATGTCATTCGTTGTCGAGTACATTGGCAGCTCTCATTGAAGTAATTTATCCACTCCCCTTCCAAGGCGTCAAGTTTGGTTGGAGAAGCAAAGGCGAAGCAATCTCCGATGACATTTGCACTAATCGGAGTATGGCAATACGGAAAGAAATGGCCAACACCCTCAGCTATGTTCGGGTAGCGCTGAAAGAATTCGTCACGATTCATACGAGGAGCACGGACACGACTAACTTTATCTCGGCCACTCATGTCTTTCTCATTTTCTGTGCAGAGTTGTTTGGCGTTCCCACTGCCACTGTCTGTGCGGCGGCGTTTGATGACACTGCCTGCTTCTTCATCTGCTGAAGAGGAAGGAATTACCGCGTTTTCAAGCGTGGTATCCAATTTATCAGACGAAGCAATTACGGTGGCGTTGTTATCAGCCATTGTGATCAACTTAACTTGTTTGCAGAAAGAATGTGTGATATTACTGTCAAGAATTACAATACAGCAAGACAAATCGAATGATTAAACTACTGAAAGTAAAGCAATAAGAAGGCTCACAAAGTAAGTAATGATCAGTGCTCCCCCTCAATAACAGCAACCAAGATAGCAACGGTTAACGTGATTGAAGAAAAGGAAAGGAAAGAATAGACATTCCTTGTACAATCATATACCAAATTGAAGCAATATAcgtattattattatacatataaagCCCAAACAATGCTTTAGCACAATAACCCAGATCTTCTGGTCCAAGAGAAGCTAGCCCATCTAGAGATATATGCAATATTTAGAGAATACGTGTATCTTTGACATGAATTGGGTGTATATATATTTCAACAATTACACACCCATATATAAAGCAATTATCTGTATTTATCTTTGTCTTAGACCTTGTTTCATTTCAAACTATTAGTTCTCTTTATTTCTAGAAATTATATACTTGCCTTTGGTTTCATAGAAATACAAATACTTTCCATTATAATCAAAATCATTGTAtatttttttgtgttattatttAGCCAAAAATATTTTGTTGTTCTATTTAAAAAAAGagagtttatttatttttgttgttcTATTTTGAAACAAAGGGATACTTTATCTATTTAAGATCAACTTTGAAAgaatttgttatatatatatatagatactaGCCATTTACCCGCGTGATGCAGCGGAAGTGGTgatttacaataggatactcgtttaGCGTTAGTTTATCAGTTAtctcgtgatatattgtatagaacttaagttagttttcttattcataaTATGTTGGCATTCGTTTTTCTGTTAGTTTATCAATTCTTTGGCGATATATCTTTGTTCATTTTTTTAACTGTAGATTCGGCGTGATCTATCTATGCCTTAaatgtttttggaatttttgaagtGACTACAAAGAAAATTTAAGGTTGTTAGATATGTTTAGCCAATTTGTTAATTATGACTAACCATGTGAAATGGTAAACTTAtttttttctaaatacttaaAAGGGTTAATGGGTCAACCCGTTTTTTATACGGATCAACCCGAACTCTTTTTAAAACCGATTAACCTGAACACCACCCCCTTTTCTAAACTTTTCGTGTAAGTCGACCAAAGACATGTTTCGTTCGTGTCATGTTCGGGTTGTGTCAAGCATTGTCGCCCCTAGTTATGACTGATGTCTTTAGCACAAATAAATACATGGGTCATGTTCGTGTTTAACAAATTGAAATCCCTAAATTCTTATCAGCCTATAGCCTGCATtcgtaagaagaaaaaaaaacaaccCTAGTAACCGTTGTAAGTATTAATTTTGTTGAAAACGAAAGGGAGCTGTAAATACAGGACAAATGCACCAGCTAGATCCCAAATAACTCCAATCTCAAAACAATACACCAAATAACACAAAATCACCAATATGATTAATAAAGCCAATCATTCCATAATCATTTCATTGAAGAGCAACCTGTTTACACCTTTTTACATTCAAGTAAATCTAATAATTACTTAATTAGTCTAGACAAAAACTGTAGTTATTCTCTTAGAATACTACAATTTTTCTTAATGGCATATAAGACCAAATAAGCCATGCATAATACATTGTTACCATCCTAATAACTACATCAACTTTGCTTCTATGAGTCCAGCTACCGACCCGACTAAAGCCACCGCCGATACAACCATCAGAACACCACTGAATATTTCAAGAACCACCCATTTTCGACTCCATGCTTCCGCCTTTCTTTGCACTATCTACATTTCTACTGGAAAATATATAGCCAATGGACATAGATTTAGTGCACCTAACACACCCAGAATCTCATGGAATCTTTTCAAAAACTGACTGCTGGGGAGCTTTAAATGCAAATACTGGTTGGTTGAATAGCTTTTGTTATAATCCAAAAGGATTGCATTAGTCATTGTTTACCATTATAAATGATTTGACTTTTAAGGTCAACAAGAAGATGAAGATTCCATTACTTTTGTTAAAGCCACATAAAATGTTAATTAAAACTAAAAAGCAATGGCCATGAAATAGATTCCATGTGGAATCCAATCTTAAAAGACATGGTATTGACATGATTGATAAtattcttcttgacaaacaaacagtttgacttttaaggtcaaacaaaaaaaaagtagGAAATTCATTATTtgataatttataatttatatagtCTTTCAAAAAAGTATTAATGAATACCCAAAATCTCAATACATAGAAAAATATGTAAAGACAATTTTGGTCAGGAAAGTTTGATAAAACCCATTTGAATTTTAGTATGAAAAGTTGTAACTTTGACCCGGAAAGTTATATAGTAAAAgacagtttgactttttgaagAAAATATTTATCAATAAGATCTTTGTTAAACCTGTATCAATTTCAACTTGAAAGTCATCAATTTGTCCTTAATAGTCAAAGAGTGACTTGTTTATGTGAAGTATAGAAGGTTTACTCATATTAGATGCATTATAATGCAGGCGTTAGCAAAGGCGACGTGCCAATAAGGTTCATAAAACCTGAAGCCTGTCAAGAGGTTTCCCGGTGTATCATTCCCAAATGCAGCAGCATCCAAGGTAGAAAAAACTTGTCGCAAGAATCGCTATTGCTGAAGCGTGTTTTGTAACCTTGTTTTCCGCTGGTGGTGACTTCACAGTATCCTATATTACACCAAAAAATTTATCTTACGCATGTGTATGACACAATTAAAAAGTAACTGATCTTAAACTTAACCAATGACAAATTATTAACCTGAATTTCCAAAAGAATAAGCTCATATGGATACGCGAATGCTATGTCTCCAAGTGCTTGAAAAGTTAGCCATAACTTATTAGCTACACTAACAGCCGGGTATCCTATAATGCTCCCAGCAATCTTACCATTCTCTGCGGTGTTTTCAAATGATCAGATCACACGGAATTCTTAGAGGGTGTTTGGCGTTTTCTCCACTTTTAAGTCACTTTCAAAACGCCAAACCCCTACCAAAAACCGGAGTGGGGGATAGAAACATAAAGGAGCAGAACCGAGCCCCAAACCAATAGAGAAGTAACAAAAGGACATTATGGCCGCAACAACAGACACCAAAACCATGCTATGGAAATCCAGTATTTGTGACGTTAAAATCTACACTACTCCAAACAACAACATACAAGTGTTGCCACCGTATTCGCAATCGCCATCACGCCATTCTTTATGGTAACAGTTGGCTTTCAAAATCGCCCTGAAGGATTATCGAAAACCACCAGTCATCATGAAACAATATTTGGAACCCATTAATTAGTAACCTTAATCAGTGGGTTAAACTACCTCATATAAGTCAAAGTTGTTACAACATAAGCAACCGCAGTTCCATAAAAACTCACATACTGAAGAAAACCACATATCCAGGCGTGTTTTCTGCCTGAAAAACACACTATCATAACTTAATACTTACAAACACATAGAAACTTAAATATTTGATGAAATCTTGGTACCTAGAATAACTCCCGTAAAAGACCGGTTTCTAGTCCCGGTAACCGGATCAGGAGACCTGTAACAATCAGATTAAAAAGGAACATAATGTTAGTAAAAGTTGAAGAGGTCGCAAAATGGGTGGGTCGTTTGTCAAAATGGGCCAGCTTGAGATAATCCAAAACACTTTCCATCAAGAAATGCTCGAGTTTTTTAATAAATAGTTAGCATATTAAAAATGATCATGACGTTTACATCATttcaaaaattaataaaaaaaccaTTTTCTAGGTCATAATACGCTTGAAATGAATTTTAACTCATTTCTCTTTTCAATGTCTTTACCCATTTGACCCATAAATCCATTTATaagtgaacgggtcaaaattacCACCTCTAAAAGTAGTAATTTTATTGACTCGTATTTCATTATCTTTCTCATCGAGTCATCCTCAATGAGGATGCTTATTAAATATGATCAAGCATATAGATAAAAATTCCGAACGAAAAATTTGTCAATTTGACAAAGTATATAGATAAAAATGTAGTCATATACGGATTATCATTGTCAAACTGCTGATGAATATGGTTCTAGTTATGGTTTTTTATATCATGCATAGCAAGAAAGATGAGACCTTTAAACATAAGGTTGTGTAATTATTTGGTGGCCCCGCTTGTAGTTTCCGGTTTATGCAAATGAATGTCTTGGGAAGAAGATTGCATTTGATCT
The Helianthus annuus cultivar XRQ/B chromosome 6, HanXRQr2.0-SUNRISE, whole genome shotgun sequence genome window above contains:
- the LOC110883752 gene encoding uncharacterized protein LOC110883752, which translates into the protein MADNNATVIASSDKLDTTLENAVIPSSSADEEAGSVIKRRRTDSGSGNAKQLCTENEKDMSGRDKVSRVRAPRMNRDEFFQRYPNIAEGVGHFFPYCHTPISANVIGDCFAFASPTKLDALEGEWINYFNESCQCTRQRMTFMPKYSALFQLSQGAYKQPANSDNTRKQRVKTRSEFASKYPLVTAGFDDYTCLPRNDVKDIRLDYLMSTAEHQLRELEAEHASFYETRFNLANKLILLIDKQTRLLHVGAKEYRKYHKSITKAVKRNESSC